Below is a genomic region from Brassica napus cultivar Da-Ae unplaced genomic scaffold, Da-Ae ScsIHWf_1176;HRSCAF=1685, whole genome shotgun sequence.
TCAAGTAGACTCGTtaataagaaaaacatatagtttttttggtaatatgttaaagaaaaaaaaaccagatAAGCTTCTTGAACACAAGGTAAAAGAATGAGCATTCCAGACAAGACACACCACctctttctatctttctctctctaatttttttctttcagagtCAAGGCGGCGGGGTTGCAAGAGGATGATGGCCTCTCTTTCATCTAGATCTAGAGTTGTCTTCCTAACCAGTTTAATCCGGTTTAGTTCttgattgttttaaaaaaaaattctcatatGATTTTGAAATTGTAAACCATGATTTTCTTACATGATTTACGAGGGGTTCATAgatatattattcaaaaagaGTGAGCATTCCAAACGGACAAGAATTTTATTACCAAAACTTTATCagttaaaatgtaaaacattgTTGATTATATTGATGAGCAAAGATAGTCACAATGTAAAACATTGTTAAGAATATGCGGAACGTAAGGGCATCTGTATTGGGGGTCCCTTAAGGTATCCCTTAGAGGAAGGGGGTGGGAAccgaggaagaaagagaagggaAAAGCCCTTAATTAAGGGCTGTCCCTTACTCTctaatgaccaaaaaaaaaaaaaaaaaaaaaaagcataataagggactctctccctctctctcttcatCCCACCAATAAAGATGCCCTAAGATAATTTATCCCGACGATGGCAACTTTAAATTTCATCAACGTAACGCAGGCACGCAACTTTATGCTAAGCCTACGTGGCAACTTTAAATTtcgaaaacaataaaataaaaagtcaaaacTGTTATAAGAGAACGAGGCAAATTCGTATTCATACACACAAAgctaaaaaaaaatgagaactACTGAATTTTCATCTTCGTCGTCGCCAAGCGATCGCAGGGTCGGTGCATTGCTCCGTCATCTCACCGCCGGGGCATGCCAGATTAATCCGTCAACGTATCGTCTGAGCTCCATTTTCGCCTCGCTGACATCGGGAGTCTCATCCGGTTCTGTTTTCGCTCATCTTGTCCAAGCTCCAGAGGATCCTATTCTTGGggtaccttcttcttcttcttcgatgtaTCCGTGTGTTGTAGTTTTCAAACATATTCGACTAAGCAATGAGCTCATATTAACGAGGCCACATGATGGAGctcataaaaataaagaatattcTTTCTCGCTCACCAGACGTCTTCGGGGAAGCCGTACTTGATGAGCTCCTCGTTCTCGAACTTATCAAGCCCCATGAAGATGGTGTAGTCTCCAGCATCTGGTCGGGCCTTGAAGTAGAACACCATCTCGCCTTCGATTCGCTAGAAACGATCGAACGGAGCAAATCGAATATAGGtttccccctctctctctctctcacttgcAGGCTTGCAGCCTCTCTTTCCTACAAGTTTCCCGAGAATGAAGAAACCGTAACCACTCGAGAGAACATAAAAAAGAGAGAACACTTGTAAAGAAAACGCAAAACTGCTGActcccttcttttttttttaattcctccGTCGTCTCATCTTACTAAAaccaatatttacaaaataactcTTATATTTTACAGATCTTACGCATAAGACCTAAGTTATTACTGTGAGATATAAACAACCCTGAAACTAGACAGTTGTTATTTGTTTATgtagattttaattaataatttataaatttgaattttggggatttaagttttcatatttttaccaaaaaatcttcaaaattcACTCAGTTCCATTATAAATTCTAATCagttaaatatttagttaaagaATTTGAGAATGTAAGTAGAAAATTAAGTTGTTCAATTTTGTGATAAAACAGGTAGTGGCGAATTGAGAAAGAATAAGTGTATGCTATTGTATTGTCTTGTCTTGTCTATATACTGggatgaattattattaatctATAATCTCAGGTGCAAATCACTATGGTATCCACGAAATGCGATAAGAGTAAAAAAAACGGAAAATGGAAGGAAGAGATATTAGATTCAAGGATTCTTTGAGACAACACAACTATGGACTACTAGCAGTGTGACAAATCAAGGTTGGGACGAGACATTGTTGCATATGGCTCAGCTAAGAAACTAATGGCTCAAACACTAAAAAACTCTAAACCACACTTCTCAATTCTCATGATTATAGACTTATAATATAACAAAGAACAACCAAAAAAACAGTGTACCGTTTCTTTGGcaatatgttttgattaatgtcatgctaagattttgtttttttgttctgtaTACAAATTTGTCACTGCTCTCTTGAATCTTGCTGGAACTTTAACTAGTACATACGAATATAGTATAATTTAGATAAAAATGTTGTATTTAACATCTTGCGGGGATAGCTCAGTTGGGAGAGCGTCAGACTGAAGATCTGAAGGTCGCGTGTTCGATCCACGCTCACcgcaatctaattttttttaattttgtggcTACGTGGGCCATAAAAGTTCTCTAGGCCCAACCAGCTTAGCATTTAATTTTGTGAGTGCGATAATAAATGCGTGGCCCATATAATAAGAGCCCAGTATCTCTCTAAACATATTCTCCTAATTCTTTAGGTTCCAAAATGTCAAACAATTAAGGTCTACCGTAATCTTTGTACAACTTCGATATTTTTAACTTCCATTTACAAGGAAAAAATGATATTATCACCGGTTATACGATCAAGACCGTATGTTTCAGGTTTGGGCGAAtcgttttaaaataaactaacagAGAATCTCAGACAAAAGCAAGCGCTTTCATACTATGTAGTAAAATACAACAAAAGGAATTTTTCGGAAGGCGTACTTGAGGattgtgatatcatataaaaaagtTCATGCGTGAGCGCACGCACATATTGAAGTGTAAGACTATAACCTGGCACGTGCGAAGAAGTCAATGAAGAAAGAAATCTGAGTCAGCAGAAGACGACAAGAAGTGAATGATGGCGGCGAAGAGATGTGTTTAAGTATGGTTCACTGGTCAGATCATGGTGACTCGTATCCACGTGGCGATTAACGAAACCTCCACGCGGATAAACGATATTGATGGTCAGCCCATAATGACGATAGCTTAACCGAAACTAATCGTTTTATAGCTAATCAATAATTAATgagtataaattaaaatatgtacgTAAAGAATCCGAGAGAAGCTCACTatttgaggagagagagagagagaagagtagGTCAAAGACTTGCATAGATACTGTTCGTCTTTTACTTCTCTGcgttattcttcttcttcaacatccAGTCAGAGTCTATCTATCACACAAGTCCTGAGGtgccttttttcttcttcttgttcttctttgaATCTTTTGACACCGAGTCTTTAGCTTAGAATACATTGTTCCTTTAGTTTCCAGAGATTTGTTTCTTTGCTTATTTCAATATCAAAGCTTCTCTTGCTTTCTTCCGACATTGTTAGATACTCTTGTCCAAGCCTTGGATCATTCTCTGAGCTAACATTTGCTTCTTGTTTGTTGACGTAGACCAAATCATGTCTCAGCATCCCAACAATCAAATGGCTTCTGGTTCTGTTTTCTATTTGACTAAACCGGAGTCTTCAGGGCTTAAAAACAACACAATCAGCTCTTGTGTATCTGATTACGAAGCAGCTTGGAGCCCAACATCTCCGTTGGAGTTCATTTTGTTCCCTAGTTTAGTGAATCCCTTTGGTGGATCTTCTTTGAGTTCAATCCGGAAAACGCATAAAAAGAGCTGGGATTCTGGAAAAGTAGGCTTGAGTATAGTGGATTCTCTTGATGATGATCATCACACTGAATCATCAAGGATTCTTCTTCCATCACCTGATAGTAAAAACATCATCTTTGAGTCAATGGTGAGAACTAGGAACACTtttgtcaacaacaacaacaatgcgTGTCTGGAGTCGGTAGATAGTAAGGAGATGAAGAGACGTTGTTGTGGTATCAAGAAAGAGAGCATTTTTGTTATTGCTCCTCTTGACTTGACAACGATTACTGATGTGTTAGTGTTACCTCCCAATGACTTCTTGAGCTCCTGCTTCTTTTGCAATAAGAAGTTGGGTATGGGGAAAGATATATACATGTACAGGTAACTCATTCAACTCTATATATTGACACTTAGCCTATGTCATATGGCTCTTTTTAAGTGTAACCAATTCATACACAGTTGAAGTTTGttgtttaaattttggtttctttgtttggTTTTCAGAGGATACAAAGCTTTCTGCAGTATTGAGTGTCGTTTAGAGGTGATTCATCAGGATGAGAaaatggaggaagaagaagccaagtctGGCTCTTCTTCAGAGTAGGGCCTGTCTAAGAAAAAGAATAACGGTGTGATCTTCACCGTGGGATGAGGTAGAAGCTTGAGCTGATCATCTGTTCAAGAAAAAAGAGCTGCTGGTTTGTCTAAACCAAGGCAGCCATGgatgatcatttttttttgtataatactTGTGCTTCTATTACCTATATAAAAGACACATTTGGGATCATCTCTCATGTTTTTGTTGGGATGATTGCCACTGGAGGCAGGGCAATGGTTATTGTTATGGTTCGTCTTTTCAGATATGATCAGATCTTAATTACATAGGAGGGTATAAGAAGCCTGTTTTTGCGGCTTCCCTCCAGTTGTGTCTTTTTCCAtttgtaaaatttttttatgcTATCCATCAAAAACCGAGCTCTCTTCTAGTATACAGAAAAATCTTTCATTGTATCATATACTATATAATAAACTTATAAAAGAGTTATTCGCATAATATGCAGtctacagtaaaaaaaaaaattctctttcCCTTGACACATTGAGGAACGCTAGTTTTTTTCTCTGGTAAGCTCGTTTTCTCTCCTGATGTTTCGTTGATCCTTGTCCTTTTACGTCCATCGTTGACGAGGTCAAGAGACGATCCCTATTCGTTTTTGAAATTTTGCATATAATCACTCTTATTCCCATCATTTCTTTTGATTgtgaattgttttatttatttattcaagcATTAACACGATTTGTGACCAGGTTCTAAAATAACCTTTATAGACATATATTCATTGTCACATGTTCAATATTTCTTCCTTCTGTGTTATCTGATAGAAACGTTTgtgttatatacttatataccTTAGGTTGGTTAGATCGTGCAGCGTAAGATATAACTGATTTTGTCTTTTCCGTGTCACACAAGTTACTATTGTTGTCTTCTGCCTTTgtctttttgttgtttattaATAATGGATAACAATTGGAATTTAGCAATAACTTTATCATCAAGACAAAAGCAATGAAGCCAGGTGGAACGTTTGCATTGAATCCCCATGCAGCATCATACGTACCACTCTCTAAAAGAGTGGATGATATGGATGGTTTGGCCACACGTAGCATGCAGGGACGAGAGCAGATATTCATGCCCAAGACATCCTCTGAAATGGCATACAAGCAAATAagggatgatgatgatttggatATGGAGATGGATATAGACATGGACATTGAATACCTTCTGGTTACATTCTCTGGTCTCTCACAAGAGTCTATAACTGATGTTTACCTGGCCAATAGCGGTGATCTTGAAGCAACCATTGAGATGCTGAATCAGCTTGAGGTAAGTTCATCAGTCATCTCTCGTGATCATTCACATGgaacattatatttttgttacataACCGATGATTTTGATCTATCTTGCGGTAGATATACAGCACTGAAGCTCAAGAACACCTCCCAGAGACGTTGGATATTGGGGATCTCTGTGAATCAGGGCCATCAAGCTCAAAGGCGTCAACACGAAAGAAGGCAGCTACAGAAATCGCTGTATCGTCACCATCGGTGGTTATTCCTAATGCAACTGTATCAGCCTGATCTGATATATCCTTTGTTGTGaagttttaatgtattttattttcggCTGCACACCCATAATAAGGACAGGTAATGGGGTGTGTTGtatcaatgaagttgattgTAATCTTTAGGGTAAATGATATTGAGAGTGATTAAGTGATGGTAAAATGTATAGTTTTGGAAGTGGAAATCTGACTGATGTGTTTGTTGGTTGGCAGCTAGTCTagtctttttttcctttttttttttccttttttttgcaACTCCACTTCTTATGAATTGTATAGTCTGAAATGTTTTTCACCTGTATATTGccattttatttgttatataaaattatgtaatcaTTGTAAGTTCTAACGCAAAAATAta
It encodes:
- the LOC125596306 gene encoding FCS-Like Zinc finger 10-like; translation: MSQHPNNQMASGSVFYLTKPESSGLKNNTISSCVSDYEAAWSPTSPLEFILFPSLVNPFGGSSLSSIRKTHKKSWDSGKVGLSIVDSLDDDHHTESSRILLPSPDSKNIIFESMVRTRNTFVNNNNNACLESVDSKEMKRRCCGIKKESIFVIAPLDLTTITDVLVLPPNDFLSSCFFCNKKLGMGKDIYMYRGYKAFCSIECRLEVIHQDEKMEEEEAKSGSSSE
- the LOC125596307 gene encoding polyadenylate-binding protein-interacting protein 5-like isoform X1, with the protein product MKPGGTFALNPHAASYVPLSKRVDDMDGLATRSMQGREQIFMPKTSSEMAYKQIRDDDDLDMEMDIDMDIEYLLVTFSGLSQESITDVYLANSGDLEATIEMLNQLEIYSTEAQEHLPETLDIGDLCESGPSSSKASTRKKAATEIAVSSPSVVIPNATVSA
- the LOC125596307 gene encoding polyadenylate-binding protein-interacting protein 5-like isoform X2, with the translated sequence MDGLATRSMQGREQIFMPKTSSEMAYKQIRDDDDLDMEMDIDMDIEYLLVTFSGLSQESITDVYLANSGDLEATIEMLNQLEIYSTEAQEHLPETLDIGDLCESGPSSSKASTRKKAATEIAVSSPSVVIPNATVSA